In one window of Terriglobia bacterium DNA:
- a CDS encoding helix-turn-helix domain-containing protein — protein MIISGRQIRAARALLSWSQRELSRKSKVAFGTVQRMEKFDGPVGSRTETLGKVVAVLEKAGIEFLNSESPGLRLRKKK, from the coding sequence ATCATCATCAGTGGAAGGCAGATCAGGGCCGCGCGCGCGCTCCTTAGCTGGTCGCAGCGGGAGCTGTCCAGGAAATCGAAAGTCGCATTCGGCACCGTCCAGCGGATGGAAAAGTTCGACGGCCCCGTCGGGTCGAGAACGGAAACCCTCGGCAAGGTCGTCGCCGTCCTTGAAAAAGCCGGGATTGAGTTTCTTAATAGCGAAAGTCCGGGCTTGCGGCTGCGCAAGAAGAAGTGA
- a CDS encoding helix-turn-helix domain-containing protein, whose product MGATRKLPARYARFFRALGHKIRSLRTERRLSQEDMIGYGFSVRHWQMIEAGRPSTLFTLLRVCDAFGVTPEQLVAGLGRHLRKR is encoded by the coding sequence GTGGGCGCCACCAGAAAGCTTCCGGCCCGTTACGCGCGGTTCTTCCGCGCCCTGGGCCATAAAATCCGGTCGTTGAGGACAGAGCGCAGGCTGAGCCAGGAGGACATGATCGGCTACGGGTTTTCCGTCCGCCACTGGCAGATGATCGAGGCCGGCAGGCCCAGCACCCTCTTCACGCTGCTTCGGGTATGCGACGCCTTCGGCGTCACTCCGGAGCAGCTTGTGGCGGGCCTGGGCCGTCATCTGCGCAAGCGGTAG
- a CDS encoding tetratricopeptide repeat protein has protein sequence MTIGAESPTSAEIKAQLERMLGGKRFRTAWSQAEFLELVVRRALEGKKTPGHIVAKTLFKGKFKKDESLDVRTTALNLRASMKKYYAGEGRADLVRIALPDPPKDKSIKLPEGEAYTPTFSYNSTHPVGKEFKLGMYYLSRGMYEDYSQAIKHFVAVLKMAPEHIGASIGLCETYCSTLYWDREFSSAADVDELAIQAAGFLDRVDTRARGFWRLHAAGGYMLITGAAVKEWEKDNLEKAKIAFGEALRLDRASTEDYPPYFYFLIQVGEKSEAVRLAKQHLETHPDNMAAHIALAKVFIRTEQFSDAQAVLENALAIDKGNYAVHLFLALLSLARKQPEEVLGHILGVKLLADDFTYRMAFRWCMQIVEGWPQELKEQFARLWESQMRSISPSSEPS, from the coding sequence ATGACGATAGGCGCGGAAAGTCCGACTTCGGCTGAGATCAAAGCGCAGCTTGAGCGCATGCTAGGCGGCAAGCGTTTCAGGACTGCGTGGAGCCAAGCCGAATTCCTGGAGCTTGTTGTGCGGCGGGCGCTTGAGGGCAAGAAGACGCCCGGCCACATCGTGGCGAAGACGCTGTTCAAAGGCAAATTCAAGAAAGATGAATCATTGGATGTCCGGACGACCGCTCTGAATCTCCGTGCCTCAATGAAGAAGTATTACGCCGGGGAAGGACGTGCAGACCTCGTCCGCATCGCTCTGCCGGACCCACCGAAAGATAAAAGCATCAAGCTGCCGGAAGGCGAGGCGTACACTCCAACCTTTTCGTATAACTCAACTCACCCCGTGGGCAAGGAGTTCAAGCTCGGAATGTACTATCTGTCCCGAGGAATGTACGAGGACTACAGCCAGGCCATTAAGCATTTCGTGGCCGTGCTGAAGATGGCCCCCGAGCACATAGGGGCTTCCATCGGACTTTGCGAGACGTATTGCAGCACTCTCTATTGGGACCGGGAGTTTAGCAGCGCGGCAGACGTGGATGAATTGGCGATACAAGCCGCAGGATTCCTGGACCGGGTGGACACGCGCGCTCGCGGGTTCTGGCGATTGCATGCCGCGGGTGGTTACATGCTCATAACCGGCGCCGCCGTGAAGGAATGGGAGAAAGACAATTTAGAGAAGGCCAAGATCGCCTTTGGCGAGGCGCTCAGGCTCGACCGCGCCAGCACGGAGGATTATCCGCCGTATTTCTATTTTTTAATCCAGGTGGGCGAAAAGTCGGAAGCCGTGCGCCTGGCCAAGCAGCACCTGGAAACACATCCGGACAATATGGCGGCGCACATCGCCCTTGCCAAGGTCTTCATACGAACGGAGCAATTTTCGGATGCCCAGGCGGTTCTGGAAAACGCCCTCGCGATTGACAAAGGCAACTATGCGGTGCACCTCTTTCTCGCTTTATTGAGCTTGGCCCGAAAACAGCCTGAGGAAGTGCTGGGGCATATCCTGGGAGTGAAGCTACTGGCGGACGATTTCACGTACCGCATGGCCTTCAGATGGTGTATGCAAATCGTCGAGGGGTGGCCGCAGGAACTGAAAGAGCAGTTTGCCAGGCTGTGGGAGAGTCAAATGCGGTCTATTTCTCCCTCGTCCGAACCTTCGTAA